The following DNA comes from bacterium.
ATAAAGTCGTCATGCAGGGGGCCGGTCGTCGGCACATGAGTCCAAGAGTTATAGTATGTCCGAAAAATATCTCCATCTTTGAAAATGACCTGGTACTTACAGTCATTGCCCTCCCAACGCTCGTCGAAAGACATCACTATTTCTTTTGGAATCGGGTGATGCATCTCCAACCGCACTTTCGACATCTTGTCGATCAAAAAGGTGTCAACCATCAATTCCCGTCTGGTTCCGATATTAATCACATTAATCTCCTTAGCAAATGCGCTCAAAGTAATACTTAGAAGGCATGCCACAAAGGCAATTTCTCCCCAACCGTTATTAATTGCTTACATCCAAAGATACCATTGACTCACTTTGTGTAGTGGTCAGAACCGTGCGTTGTTTTGTATCGTTTATATTTGCCATTACGAACGAAGTCCTTTTCATACAACTTGAAGCTGACGGGATCGCCATGCGGGCACCGGACAATGATCCAAATTTCGCCTGACTTACGTTCCAGCATGTAGGCATAAGCCATTTCTCCTTCTAACGCGGCCGCGGCAACCACCGGCTTGCTCCATGTCTTGCCGTCGTCAGAGGAAAACATGATGCTAAGCTCAGCTCGGTTCCAACTAAAGGGCGTTTCCGTCATCTGGCAAACGGGGATACGCTGAATATTCGGAGTTTTTTCCAAGCCAACTCGAATCCAAATCAGAGCGATCCGACCACTGGCCAATCTGAGCAGATATCCCGGTGCAGAGCTTGCATCGATACCGCTTGGTTTGATCACCCGCCAATAGAGGCCATGCGTATCGGAATAGGCAGACCAGAACTCATCCAGATTGGTGCGAATGAGCGTCATCACTTGCCCATCGGTAAGCTCGACCAATGTGGGTTCAAGCGCGCCATCATGGTCACCATGCCCGCCGATGTCGATGTTGCTGCCGCGTTTCCACGTCTTTCCCTCATCATCGCTTACACAGCCAAACAGATAATGCCGCCCCAAATCCATATACATATCCTGAATAAGAGTCGCTACACGCCCGGTCGAAAGCTGTTTGATGTCGATAATTTGCCCGTTGTAGCCGTCCAATATTCGGTTGAAGTCCGTCCAAGTCTTACCCCCATCCATGCTGCGGCACGCCCACACGTCGAGTTTGCACCGGGGATCAGGCTTGCCGAGTTCGTTGTTCCATTCATAGAAGCTGCTTCCCTGCTCCATATATAGCATGATGAGAACGCCGCTCTTGGTCTGAAGCATAATCGTCCCATGCTCCCACCGCTGAGGCACAGTTCCATCCGGCATTTTGATCTGGCGAGGTTCCGACCACGTTTTACCATCATCGCTGCTGATTTGAATTCCCTCATTGTCGACAGCGGCAAGCTTCCCATCATTTAGATTAATAACCCAGGCCGATGTCGCAAATGGCAGCTGTTGGCAGGCCTTATGAAGCCTCGCATTCTTGGTTGAGATATTCTCAGTCGATACTTGTGACAAAGATGAACCCACAGCAACCATAGGTATGAGAATGAATGCGAGTAAAAGTAATCTGAACATAAGCTCCCCCATTTCAATATGCAACATTTAGTTCTCCTAATCTTTACTTCGACCGATGTTGTATTCCGATGCAGCCAGAACGTTATTATAGCTTATACACATATTTAGCATGTCTGA
Coding sequences within:
- a CDS encoding sialidase family protein, coding for MLHIEMGELMFRLLLLAFILIPMVAVGSSLSQVSTENISTKNARLHKACQQLPFATSAWVINLNDGKLAAVDNEGIQISSDDGKTWSEPRQIKMPDGTVPQRWEHGTIMLQTKSGVLIMLYMEQGSSFYEWNNELGKPDPRCKLDVWACRSMDGGKTWTDFNRILDGYNGQIIDIKQLSTGRVATLIQDMYMDLGRHYLFGCVSDDEGKTWKRGSNIDIGGHGDHDGALEPTLVELTDGQVMTLIRTNLDEFWSAYSDTHGLYWRVIKPSGIDASSAPGYLLRLASGRIALIWIRVGLEKTPNIQRIPVCQMTETPFSWNRAELSIMFSSDDGKTWSKPVVAAAALEGEMAYAYMLERKSGEIWIIVRCPHGDPVSFKLYEKDFVRNGKYKRYKTTHGSDHYTK